CTGGATCTTAGCAAGCGTGAATTTAAACAAGGTACAGTACATGAATACAGACTAATAAGCACATGTAACATACATGTGCACggacacatacatacacacacacacacacacacacacacacacacaaacacacagggcaCTCTCTGTTGAGGACTGGAGTGAAACAACACAGGTTGACTGCAGGTGTGTTCTTTTTTCCCCCATGATTCCACTTCCTCGCACTTAAGATCCATAATAAACTCAATTTGCTTTCCAACAAAGAGGACCACCAATgtaccaatgttttttttctacaaaaaaaggaCTTGGGGAGACAAAAAACGTtgggcgaaaaaaaaaaagaaaagaaaagagaaaaaaaaaatcttatttttaatttagacaaGACCCACAGAGCACAAACATATTTACAAGCtccaaaaacaaaagtaaaaacgCTCCTCTTCATTTCCCCACCCCAAAAAAGCTCAGGGGTTCACCTTCTCacttttttatctaaaataaaaattatgaaaatagacATTGCGAAGGCAGCGCAGTGCCGGGTAGGCACCAGCTGACTGCTGGGTTCTGGGTTGGGTCTCGATGCGGTTGTGACATCACAGCTCGTCCCGGTCCCTGAGGATGGTGTAGCGCGTCTCACTGGGGGCCAATTTCTGGAAGGAACTCTCTGGGGGATTACTGGCCACCTCTCTATTCTCCTCCTGCtggaacacacacataaacaggcGAATAAATAACCACAGATCACCTGCATCTCTAACGTGAGTCATTATTTTGAGAACCACAGCTAGACGGATGTGTTCCTTTCAGCAGATTGCTCTGCACCGAGGCCACCGAGTTCATTCTGCTGCATCTGCATTCAAATGTCAGCACGTGCATTTCATTCAATCATATTCTTAATTAATGTACGCCTGCATTAATTAGTCTAGATGAACATGTTCTTTTCAGAGATTTCAATCCGGAAGAGTGCTGAACTAACAACCTGAGTAAAGTGCCTGTCATAATGGGGTACTTTAATCAGCCGAAAAGTGGACAACACTGATTTTGAGCAAAATGTCATCTCGATATGTACAGGCCAAACAGGAGCTGATTAAACTAACATTGCATAATGATGCGCTGTTATGtgcaaattacaaattatatctgTAATTTGTTAATAATGGCATGTGAAATTACAAGCATTGATACTAATATAAAGTGTAGTTTTacacattatcattcaaaagtttggggtcagtaatatttttatattaataactataataagtttatttatatagcgcttttccaTAGCTCAAGGATgcttaaattaatgcttttattcagcaaggatgcattaaattgatctaaagtgatgGTAAAGtactttacattgttacaaatattttctattctgcataaatgttgttctttggaactttctatttattgaaGAATCCTAAAACTGGACTCAACCGTTGTCATATTCAACAGTTATTatgaattgttaaaatatttcacaacattactgtttttgttacTTGGTGATCTGAGAGACTTGTTCACTTGAATACTCAACATTGTGTTTTTCAAAAACGTGTCAACTAGTTGGactttcttaagaaaaaaaaatctccttgcTAGGAAGATTAATGCAAGATAAATTAAGTGTTCATCAATGTATGAGTGTCAGGAGAAAAGGtcttaaaaagcttaaaatattGTGTGCATTAAAAGGAATTTAAACTGAATTAGTATTAATTGCGATTCATCTCACctaatattaaagttttataaatattttttatattgcaataattttgcAATCTTCAAGTTAATGtataaacaacaaaaagacagtattttgtttaatggcatcttttttatgactgaaggcgagtatcactgataccaatactgatgtctctatgaaaCTGACCATtgattatagccattcaacaattttaacatttattagacttaaaaaataacttttaatttaactcaaaacAATCTTCatataaacccattataataaatgtaaaaatttggctacctgtgcccttcagcaagtaggaaatctacagaaattgaataaagttatcaaacactaaattctagaTTAAATATAGATGATGCTATAAGCTACTGAATTcctcttatttattttgttctttgattaacagacgtCATAGCAGCtgggttatttgtttttttggctgctgtcactttaagagctgccgctgctaaACCTGACACAGATCTGATAGTCATTGTGTTTTCTCACAaccttttatatataattgtgctttaatatgaaatgatatacaGCGTGCCACTGCATTTGTGCATGCGAATAAAGATCACGTTACAAGCACAGTATAATGGcagacaggacaggaaaattattttttgctgaCATATGACCTGACAATATCTCATCTGACTGCATAAAGACGTTATGCGCATCTAAATAAACGCAATTTTTCATCACGATtggagagacagaagcagcagttgtgagtggggtggccaaccctagccccACCCCGTGTTAACTGCGTTAAATATTATTAACGctgttaaactggaaaaatttacatgtgtgtatatatataatctgtagAAAAAAAGATTATGTAGCTCCAGATTATATAGGCAGGTCCAACTTAAATCACTCTTTTAAATGAAAAGCAATCCCGTGCAGAAGCTGTGGTGAAGTCTGACCTGTCCTGGAGTGCTGTCTGTGGGGTCTGGGCCGTGATGGAACTCCCTGTGCAACTTTCCTGAGTGCAGGTCCAAAACAAACTGCCTCAGCTTTCCTGGAACCCTGTTCATACACACAAGGCATCATAAAACAGTcgaaaaaaactaacaacaacatGAGCAGTATCATTGATTTAACGAGTGAACAGATAAGACCCCAAGAAAGCCGACAGTCTCCAAAACCACAGCATTTTAACAAGATAATGACATCATCTGTACTGCCCCAGACGCCACCGACCCCCTGGAAAATCAGCTGTATCAAAGACTGACAAGAGGCAGGCTGATAAGGCCCTTATTGGATAACAGGATATACAGAGTGCTTAATAAAATAAGGCATGCGCTGAATTATGATGGTTTCTGTCATGTACGGCCTCTGGTGTCATAAATAATTATGATGCTGCAATAAATTAGTAAGAACATTGTTATAAACCTATGAAAACTAAGCTACTATGTTCACACACATTACAGCTATCAGTCAGGTGTTGCTAAATTAATTGGCATAACTGGCTGAGAGATGAAGCCCAAAGCTCGTGCTCTATCACTCTCTCAGTGTGTGTTGCTGTGGGCCGAGTCTACAATCATTGTTTAATTGGTAGGTGTCTGGAACAAGAGATAACCTGCAGAGAGGAGGCTCAAGGAATCACTGCAATAAATACAGACAGACAAGTCCAATACTTACGCGAGGTCGCTGAATTCTGGGAAGACATACATGTGGCGGAAACTATCGATGGCAATAACAGGGCAGTCAGCGGGGGTCTTCTGAATGTGCAGCAGAGGGTGCCGGAACTTATCGCAATCGGCATGAAGAAAATTTATAGAACCTGAGAGAAAAGGTAAATTTAGATGTGTTGTAGATACTGACTGTGTCTAAACATCATTTTTGGCCACCAAAACGGTATTTGCATCagggatgtgaaaaaaaaaacaaacaaaaaaaacgcaTTTTCAAAACCGACAAGTTGGtgggttaattaattaattaatttgtcaatcttgactaatgaaaattctgtctgaaaattaattactcacccttatgtcattccaatcccgcaagacctttgttcatctttggtaaacaaataaagatatttttgatgaaatccgagagctttctgaccctccatagacagcaacacaactaccacttTCAAAGCCCAGAGatgtagcaaggacattgttaaaatagtccatgtgacatcagtggttcaaccataattttataaagctacaagaatactttttacttttacttatttttgttttctttgcgcacaaaaagtatccTTGTagattcataaaattaaggtttaatcactgatgtcacatggactatttaaccAATGTTCTgcgccttgaatgtggtagttcccaagctgtctatgcagggtcagaaagcttccgaatttcatcaaaaatacattaatatgctttctgaagatgaaagaaattcttacaggtttggaacaacttgagggtgagtaattttcattactgggtgaactatccctttaaagggattCACTGTTATACCATCCCAGATCTACATGACTCTTTCTTCAACTGAAcacaaatatttgtataaaaataatccaTTACTATATTCCACATAATGGAAGTGTAAATTACCTCCGAAGCTGATgccttaaaaaacacacaaaacaaacacagcagtaATCCATACGCgataaaaccatgttttttgaaGAGAAATAAAAGGGTGTGTTTTTAAACTATAAACCATCACGACCCATCAGCTATCGTAAGAGTGTTCACATGATGTAAACAATGTTGcattgttaaagggttactccactgcaaaatgaacattttatcattaatcacttattcccatgtcattccaaacccgtaaaagttttgttcgtcttcggaacacaatttaagatattttggatgaaaaccggtaggcttctgcgatgagaatacttttttttttttcgtgtacaaaaagtattcttgtcgcttcataacgttagggttgaaacactgatggcagatggactattctgacgatgcttttcatacttttctggaccttgacactgttatttatttggcagtctatgggacagtctcaagcctcccggttttcatccaaaatatcttcaattgtgttccgaagacgaacaaagcttttacatgtttggaacgacatggaggtaagtgattaatgacaaaattttcattttgggatggagtatctctttaaagtGTTGGTCCTATATGCTTCTCTGTCACATTTAACAACAAGCTTACACCATGCTTCACAACATACTGTGGTTATGTCGACCGAACACTTGTATGACAGTTGCTCAGAAACCATAGATTATGGTTTAAAAAGGTCCCACACACTTGCATTATATAGGCTTACAATACTTTTGGGAGAGGCAGCCCTGAACTCAGTACTATAGGGGCTTTCGCACCAcgtagttctaggaactagccaGCAGGGTCGTTCCTAGAGAAACAACATAAACCTCTGCACACTCACCTGCACACAAACTCACTGGCAGTCaagacctaatggttagagagtcagacttgtaacttAAAGGTCAAGGGTTCGAGTCAACTGGTGAATGGAGGatgctgtgatcagagctgtttttgttgtgataatggagatggaatgtaaatgcacaatttacacaattgaaagagcatgaaaatctgactaaatctccTATGACAACTTGCAGTGTCACATATTATCGAGGCTGAGAAAAGAGCACAATGCTACAGACAACAGGTAGCTAAATGCCATTATCTCTGTTTTCCATGTTCACggactaaatatttttaaaaaggctgGGGTGTTTCATATGCGTTTTTTATCCAATCAGCGTACACTTACTtcactggtagttcctatagaactgtttCAGACCACactctgaagtaggagctaatttagttccCCCAAACAGAGTTCCTAGAACGAAATACTTTCctagttcctgcggtgcgaaaaaGCGGGTACTTCCACccaatagttctaggaacttTGAAAAGTTTCATCCAGTGCGAAAGCCCCTAATGTCTTGAAGAGCAATGATAATGTTATGAGCCGGTAAGAGGAAACCTGCAATACATTGCTCCAGAGCCAAAGTGAATACATGTAAAGGTGCAACCTGCCCATGAACCTTTCTGATCCCTTTCTATACCTTTTTCACTGATAAGCTGGCGAGCCACTTCTTGCTGAAATTTCTCCAGACTGTCTGTGTCATCCTTCTGATGGAAGAGGATCAGGAACGGGATGCCCTCCTCCGTCagttcttcacacacacaaaaacaaattctaatCACAGGCAAACACAGACAAGCAGGGCgatacaaacagtaaaaagtcCCATTtctgttataaaatgtattagcACTGATGGAACATTGCTCTGAATTGAAGACCAGAAACAAATGCGGTCTAATGAGTTTTGAGAGTGTGTAGGATGTTTGGGTGAAGTGCAGTTGGGCAGAGGTGGGTCAGTGGAGCAGATTGTGGAGAATCTGCCCTATCACCGAGCAACAGAGACCGAAGATATTCAAAACATGTGGTCAAGTAAATCAAAGAAAAAACCCACACTCACTAAAGGACATGGCATGCGGACgactttaaaacacaaacacacttgaaACGTACACAGTCAGATATGCTTGAGTGTGGGAAAAGTACACTGAGGGGGAGGGGACTTTTCTTATGCAAATGATGAATTCGTTGTTCGACTGTTAGATGTACACAAATAACAAATGCGGACAGAAAGTACACGCACTACcgcttataaacacacacacacaaaaaagatattttgagaaaagaaTGCATACCTCTccattttcaaatgtgatttctCGGACTAGAGGCACACACTTGTCTTGTGTCCAGGCATAGCTGAGGTCAAAATTTGTGAGTGAGCCCATGTAGACCATGTCAGGAGCATTCTCTCCCATTggcttataaataatattatcacCACTGAACCGCTCAGGCTTAGAAACATCCCTGTAAAAAAACGGAATGGAAAGGAATAGAAAAATGAGGTAATCAAGATTTAAGGTAAGGACACTACAGGTGAATATTAGggtaaatattttaactagttgtttattcacagtacattaagacaaCTTTTATATCATGTTTTCTCTAATGCtatgtttaaatatgaatatgcattaaTTTGCAAACATCTCAAGAACAAAAATCTGAATCTCAGTGCAGAGGAAAAGATAtgaattgtaattgaaatctacagacacaaatagaaaaagtgtactaaaataaacacttaaatgtgtattttggctgttttctttccactagtctgaaagaatacatgttatgaaagcaaaatagcccaaaatctcaaaactgatcAGTACTGCCTGGAGTTTCTTGCCTTAGAGAAACGGTTCACCCAAACtaaaaattctgtgatcatttaatcACAAATTATACTCAACATTTTAAACCTATGTTTTTACCCCTTTCAAGGCCCAAGGGACTGGGACTTCCAGTGTCATTTCACTGGAAGGTCGATTTATGAcaaattagtaaaaataaaaacatgaacaattCACCCATGCATGTAATAAAATCAGTAACATGCGCTTAGAAAACAGGTTCTGTGAACTATCACGTAATGCTGACTTTAAGTATCTTAAGTGCTTCACTAACCCAAAAGCTGCCAGGAAAACACAGTCATCTCTCAGGATGTTGGCCACTTTCTCATAAGTATGGTAATTGTCAGAGTCCCTTTTTTCAAAGTAACCAATGATGGTGCGTCTACTCCTCTGAAAGGGAAGGAAGGACATTGAGATGACACAGCGATCATTCTTAGTCACTGAACCTAAAAAGCACTTTGGGTAGACATTTTAAATGTGCTacagaaataaaactgtataGTATTGTGATTGTGAAACACTCACATCTATACTGCTGATTTCCTCCAGATTTTCTATCGCTTTGATTGGATCGACTTTCTGCTGGCGGATGAAATCAGCGATGGCGGtcactgacctttgacctctgtaTTCTCGCTTCATCATCATCCCATTCCTGAACAGCTTCAATGTGGGGTATTTGCTTATCCTGTAACGCTGGGCTATATCAGCTATTAgtggaaacaaaaaaataactcaaTAACTCTTTTATATCAGCTAAACTACCATTCagagtttgaggttggtaagatttgtataagtttattaaagggttagttcacccaaaaatgaaaattagcccataaattactcaccctcaagtcatcctaggtgtatatgactttcttctttcagacgaatccagtcggagttatattaaaaatggtctttgatctttcaagctgtttcatggcactccgCGGGTGTTACATGCATCAgttcaaaagaagttaaataaaaagcgcccatccattaaaaaaaagtgtctcacatggttctggggggtgaacaaaggcctcctgtagtgaatcgatgggtttttgtaagaaaaaatatccatattcaaaacgtaataatcactctaatgtagcttgcgctcactgttgtacacagaagcagttccgggtggATGAAGTATGGAGGTCGGCTTTGCGCAtgcaccgctcagaagtgacgcatgcggaaacgcagcggagagatccaaacaaaacaacgatcactaattagaagtacaaaatgaggatttataaagaagaatgtcagatgatttcgatataagccaagaggagactggttttcctttgctaaagtatggaaactttgcttcctttgctcctgttaacaaacgttggttttcacgagactcaccggcacatgcgcaacgctgacctcatacgtcatccacccggagctgcttctgtgtacaattgttggcgcaagctagtataaagtgattattatgttctgaatatggatatttttcttacaaaaacgcactGATTCGCTACAGAAGTCCTTTGTTAACCCCCCCGAGTTGTATGAGACACTAttttaatggatgggcgctttttatttaacttcttttggaatGATGCAtgtaacacccgctgagtgccatgaaacagcttgaaagatcaaagacaatttttaatataaccccgactggattcatctgaaagaagaaagtcatatacacctaggataacttgagggtgagtaatttatggctaattttcatttttgggtgaactaaccctttaaaaaaagattcttatgctcacctagtttgcatcatttatttgatcagaaaaattaaaaacagtaataaaataaaaaattccttcAATACAAACTCCATCCATcattatctattttaaaatgtaatttattcctgtgatggcaaagctgaatttccagcagtcattactccagtcttcaatgtcacagaatctttcagaaatcatactaatatgctgatttgctgatcaagaaatatttcttattattatcaatgttgaaaacagaaaaatatttttgtggtcaactttttcaggattctttgatgaatagaaagaacagcatttatgtgaaatagtctttactgtcatttctaTTTCATCACTGATAaataaaagtcttactgaccccaagcttttgaatggtagtgaacgTTATAGAtgtcatttgaatatatatataaaggtgttTTTAAATCAATGAAACCAAACAGAATGAGGTGACATGACTTTTCCCGGTCACACTTATTTCTCTATGCTTTCTAATACATAGAAAGGTGAGTTTTAGGACCCAAATGTAGAAAAAACACTTCAGCCTTGGAGATCCTTTGCACTTTGGAGAACAAAATATGGGTCAATCcatgaatatttagatttttaggttATGAGAGGGAAAGATCAAAAGGTCAGAGGTCTTGGGTAGTCTCATTTTAAAGAGAAAGATGGACTCCAGTCAAAGTACAGAGCCAAAAAAGGGGAAAGAACTAAAGAAagtagagaaaaaagaaagaaagggggagGGGCCGAGACATGAAAGTCAACTGATGTGGGGGGTAAATACTCCAAAGCCGATCGGCTGGAATCAGTCATGCGCTGTCTCTCTCGctgacacacacccacactgtgGGGTATCTTTGAGCCGCCTTGACTTCACAGAAGATGCAGTTTTGTCATTAAACCATCAAACACTTTACAAGACATCAATAATTCTGTTTAATTTGCTTTATCTCAAAGGCTAAAccgatgtgtatgtgtgtgtgtgtgtgtgtgtgtgtgtgtgtgtgtgtgtgtgtgtgtgtgtgtgtgtataaactcaCAGTGCTGGTCACAGTCCACCCGGGCAAACACCACCTGTGTAGTGTCTGGAAATTCCTCCCGCGCTA
This genomic stretch from Cyprinus carpio isolate SPL01 chromosome B16, ASM1834038v1, whole genome shotgun sequence harbors:
- the LOC109104916 gene encoding endoplasmic reticulum resident protein 44 isoform X2 translates to MKLSSIIPAPELHYFTLLLVTGLYTPGRGEITSLDAGNIDDILNNAGVALVNFYADWCRFSQMLHPIFEEASNIAREEFPDTTQVVFARVDCDQHSDIAQRYRISKYPTLKLFRNGMMMKREYRGQRSVTAIADFIRQQKVDPIKAIENLEEISSIDRSRRTIIGYFEKRDSDNYHTYEKVANILRDDCVFLAAFGDVSKPERFSGDNIIYKPMGENAPDMVYMGSLTNFDLSYAWTQDKCVPLVREITFENGEELTEEGIPFLILFHQKDDTDSLEKFQQEVARQLISEKGSINFLHADCDKFRHPLLHIQKTPADCPVIAIDSFRHMYVFPEFSDLAVPGKLRQFVLDLHSGKLHREFHHGPDPTDSTPGQEENREVASNPPESSFQKLAPSETRYTILRDRDEL
- the LOC109104916 gene encoding endoplasmic reticulum resident protein 44 isoform X1, which codes for MKLSSIIPAPELHYFTLLLVTGLYTPGRGEITSLDAGNIDDILNNAGVALVNFYADWCRFSQMLHPIFEEASNIAREEFPDTTQVVFARVDCDQHSDIAQRYRISKYPTLKLFRNGMMMKREYRGQRSVTAIADFIRQQKVDPIKAIENLEEISSIDRSRRTIIGYFEKRDSDNYHTYEKVANILRDDCVFLAAFGDVSKPERFSGDNIIYKPMGENAPDMVYMGSLTNFDLSYAWTQDKCVPLVREITFENGEELTEEGIPFLILFHQKDDTDSLEKFQQEVARQLISEKGSINFLHADCDKFRHPLLHIQKTPADCPVIAIDSFRHMYVFPEFSDLAVPGKLRQFVLDLHSGKLHREFHHGPDPTDSTPGQQEENREVASNPPESSFQKLAPSETRYTILRDRDEL